In Podospora pseudopauciseta strain CBS 411.78 chromosome 3, whole genome shotgun sequence, one genomic interval encodes:
- a CDS encoding hypothetical protein (COG:S; EggNog:ENOG503NX23), whose translation MDPRDQTFMTIHNLTPDANILFASDSILDILGYHPDEVKGKSCFEYFHPDEVPFARSIHSRGVLMDKAAVLHYARILSSKGEYVNCECCFTVVHTVLVASISIYSRGDKSERRAKEAPQIRRKFSCSPLDPRYHMLEHLSPKFKMPAMEREPRAALILNRFSLELNIMYATPSVAQIVGLSAEELMEKSFYDCIQQDCMERASRCLEGAKENESIAYLRFWYKDPRANSEHEADESEDEQDEDEDLDDNSSRANSDSNDMDIDDDSVIVIKDEDDDRICLDGREGSASSATTASSNTLPVQSPRTFELEAVVSCTSDGLVVVLRRARPPIPDLQPVVPSAFNYQNGLFAAPWAQQPIEPYIPPDLLYTFRPPFLPQYMPLRESVKAAGGPPMDHTTGYYRGEPETDYQQT comes from the exons ATGGATCCCCGCGACCAAACGTTTATGACCATACACA ACCTTACACCCGATGCCAACATCCTCTTCGCATCAGATTCCATCCTTGATATTCTCGGTTATCACCCGGACGAAGTAAAGGGGAAATCATGCTTTGAGTACTTCCACCCGGACGAGGTGCCGTTCGCACGCTCGATCCACAGTCGAGGCGTGCTTATGGACAAGGCGGCCGTCTTGCACTATGCCCGAATCCTGTCCAGCAAGGGTGAATATGTCAACTGCGAATGCTGCTTCACTGTCGTCCACACCGTCTTGGTGGCGTCTATCAGCATTTACTCCAGAGGCGACAAGAGCGAGA GGAGAGCAAAGGAGGCTCCGCAAATTCGAAGAAAGTTTTCCTGCTCACCATTGGATCCCCGCTACCACATGCTTGAGCACCTCTCACCCAAGTTCAAGATGCCCGCCATGGAACGGGAGCCCCGTGCCGCCCTGATTCTGAACCGGTTTAGTCTGGAGCTCAACATCATGTACGCTACTCCGTCGGTTGCGCAGATCGTGGGCCTCTCTGCCGAGGAGCTGATGGAGAAGTCATTTTACGACTGCATTCAACAAGACTGTATGGAACGAGCATCCAGGTGTCTAGAGGGCGCCAAAGAAAACGAGTCGATTGCCTATCTTCGCTTTTGGTACAAAGATCCGCGGGCTAACTCGGAACACGAGGCGGATGAGAGTGAGGATGAGCaggacgaggacgaagacCTGGacgacaacagcagcagagcgAACTCGGATAGCAACGACATGGATATCGATGACGATTCGGTGATTGTAATcaaggatgaggacgatgacaGGATATGCCTCGACGGTAGGGAAGGCTCGGCAAGTTCTGCCACCACGGCAAGCTCAAACACTTTGCCTGTACAATCGCCCCGGACGTTTGAGTTGGAGGCTGTGGTTTCGTGCACATCAGACGGACTGGTCGTCGTGCTGCGCAGGGCACGACCACCAATCCCCGACCTGCAGCCCGTGGTTCCTTCGGCGTTCAACTACCAGAATGGCCTCTTTGCAGCACCGTGGGCCCAACAACCGATCGAACCCTACATACCGCCCGATCTCCTCTACACGTTCCGCCCGCCATTTCTTCCCCAGTACATGCCGCTCCGCGAAAGCGTCAAGGCGGCAGGCGGACCTCCGATGGACC ACACCACTGGATATTACCGAGGAGAACCAGAGACTGATTACCAACAGACCTAA
- a CDS encoding hypothetical protein (COG:U; EggNog:ENOG503NX8V), producing the protein MAAPNRSHYQSTPQVDLENNDEDIHDLIDPDDADLNSFDDPLAPSSSTSRPLPQGSITSASQTATALSSRWGLSGEDRAAPLNTIDEPVSATLLRDLSAIWSKLKEVLYPKYLFGGSMSSISDVRNLRLAQAREEIVGLASRAMDADSLLSNNHMSSGLRDWDLWGPLVFCLLLSTLLSLKSREQQREVVFSGVFAMVWVGMGVVTVQIRLLGGNISFAQSVCIIGYTLFPLVIAALLSAVSLIWIARIPVYLVLVGWSLAAGVSILGGSGVVKNRVGLAVYPLAVFYLGLGCLCFIS; encoded by the exons ATGGCGGCCCCGAACAGAAGCCACTACCAATCCACCCCCCAAGTCGACCTCGAGAACAACGACGAGGATATCCACGATTTGATCGATCCCGATGATG CGGACCTCAACTCCTTCGACGACCCCCTAgccccctcttcctctacatcccgccccctcccccaaggCAGCATcacctccgcctcccaaACCGCCAcagccctctcctcccgctgGGGTTTATCAGGTGAAGACCGCGCCGCACCCCTAAACACAATCGACGAGCCCGTCTCCGCCACCCTCCTTAGGGATCTCTCCGCCATCTGGTCCAAGCTGAAAGAAGTCCTGTACCCAAAGTACCTCTTTGGCGGGTCCATGTCCTCGATTTCGGACGTCAGAAACTTGCGCTTGGcccaggcaagggaggaaaTTGTTGGTTTAGCGTCAAGGGCGATGGACGCGGATAGCTTGCTGAGCAACAACCACATGAGCAGCGGGCTGAGGGATTGGGATTTGTGGGGGCCGTTGGTGTTTTGTCTTTTGCTGTCGACGCTGCTGAGCTTGAAGAGTAGGGAGcagcagagggaggtggtgtttagTGGGGTTTTCGCTatggtttgggttgggatgggggttgttaCGGTCCAGATaaggttgttgggggggaataT ATCTTTTGCGCAGAGTGTCTGTATCATTGGGTATACCCTCTTTCCGCTCGTCATTGCCGCGTTGCTGTCGGCTGTGAGTCTGATTTGGATTGCGAGGATTCCGGTTtatttggtgttggttgggtggagtttggcggcgggggtgagTATTCTGGGGGGTAgcggggtggtgaagaatCGGGTTGGGTTGGCGGTGTATCCGTTGGCGGTGTTTtatttggggttggggtgtttGTGTTTTATCTCCTGA
- the NCL1 gene encoding tRNA (cytosine-5-)-methyltransferase ncl1 (BUSCO:EOG09264FXB; EggNog:ENOG503NX4H; COG:J), with translation MGRGNRGKRGGGRGGRGGRGGSRGGGRDGHRPYQTYPEVVKENKKLETYYNTLLKDLPEDEQTAFWAAYRRELPNSFRFAGSKGHALAVKRLLQTRYIPEITSITHDGVIVEAPKVVPWYPDDLAWMMTTPKNVVRKFPPFAKFQRFLVSETSVGNISRQEVVSMIPPLLMDLKPGMTVLDLCAAPGSKAAQLLEMIHRGEESRIRQVISGFSGDANGAVKSEDKQEDEAARLEADPSDDGRATGMLIANDADYKRSHMLIHQLKRLSSPNMIVTNHDATMYPALRIPNPENPTKPNYLKFDRILADVPCSGDGTLRKNVNLWKDWTPGSALGLHLTQVRILVRALQMLKPGGRVVYSTCSMNPVENESVVAAAIERCGGPDKIEILDCSNELPGLQRKPGMRKWQIMDKSERLWNTWQEVEEYTKSTEDGVTPSRLVESMFPPAEGSDCADLPLDRCMRVYPHQQDTGGFFITALHKKAEFKAKPEENRKQPPVARTNGQSSGATKRPLEEEDEEKDDSSVKKLKVEEETVQGEITPVEELPAPVPEPLPEVAAEVGAAEELKEAEPEVTKTEEAPEDEVKAEEQPSESTTPAVATPATTTEAVPDRKVRQGMGPYEEPFKYLSPDHEVIKDVTKFYKISDRFPTDRYMVRNAMGEPAKAIYYTSALVRDILSLNEGRQVKFVHGGVKMFVKQDAPSAEVCRWRIQSEGMPILHGYIGEERVVVLKKKETLKKLLIEMFPKIAGDEYKKLEEIGERVRDIGLGCCVLRVEPEDPTDEDFNEHMALPLWKSFHSLNLMLPKEDRSAMLLRIYNDTTPIINMGIKKQLPEEDLKEKKGEVVDEEMKDAEEVKQEGEEEKEEVKAEDVEVPDAPAAEEVKEEVKEATA, from the exons ATGGGTCGCGGAAACAGG GGCAAACGAGGCGGCGGCCGTGGTGGTCGCGGAGGTCGCGGTGGTAgccgtggaggaggccgCGATGGGCACCGTCCCTACCAGACATACCCCGAGGTCGTcaaggagaacaagaagcTCGAGACCTACTACAACACCCTCTTGAAGGACCTGCCCGAGGACGAGCAGACTGCCTTCTGGGCCGCTTACCGGAGGGAGCTTCCTAACAGTTTCCGCTTCGCTGGCTCCAAAGG ACACGCCCTTGCCGTCAAGCGCCTCCTTCAGACGAGATACATCCCCGAGATCACAAGCATCACCCACGACGGTGTCATTGTCGAAGCCCCCAAGGTTGTGCCTTGGTACCCCGACGACCTTGCCTGGATGATGACCACCCCCAAGAACGTCGTTCGCAAATTCCCTCCCTTCGCCAAGTTCCAGCGCTTCTTGGTGTCCGAGACCAGTGTTGGCAACATTAGCAGACAGGAGGTTGTCTCCATGATCCCCCCTCTGCTCATGGACCTCAAGCCTGGCATGACTGTGCTCGATCTTTGCGCTGCTCCCGGTAGCAAGGCTGCTCAGCTTCTCGAGATGATTCACCGCGGCGAGGAGTCCCGTATCCGCCAGGTCATCAGCGGCTTTTCTGGCGACGCCAACGGTGCCGTCAAGTCCGAGGACAAGCAGGAGGACGAGGCCGCCAGACTCGAGGCCGACCCCAGCGACGACGGCAGAGCCACCGGCATGCTCATCGCCAACGATGCCGATTACAAGCGCAGCCACATGCTTATCCACCAGCTTAAACGTCTCTCATCGCCCAACATGATCGTCACCAACCACGACGCCACCATGTATCCTGCCCTCAGAATTCCCAACCCCGAGAACCCAACAAAGCCCAACTACCTCAAGTTTGACCGCATTCTTGCCGATGTCCCCTGCTCCGGTGACGGCACCCTTCGCAAGAATGTCAATCTCTGGAAGGACTGGACCCCCGGCAGCGCTTTGGGTCTCCATCTTACCCAGGTCCGCATTCTCGTCCGTGCCCTGCAGATGCTCAAGCCAGGCGGTCGGGTCGTCTACTCGACCTGTTCCATGAACCCCGTCGAGAACGAGTCCGTTGTTGCCGCTGCCATTGAGAGATGCGGCGGTCCCGACAAGATTGAAATCCTCGACTGCAGCAATGAGCTTCCTGGTCTCCAGCGCAAGCCCGGCATGAGGAAGTGGCAGATCATGGACAAGTCTGAGCGCTTGTGGAACACATGgcaggaggtcgaggagtaCACCAAGTCCACCGAGGATGGTGTCACTCCCAGCCGTCTCGTCGAGTCCATGTTCCCCCCTGCCGAGGGCAGCGACTGTGCTGACCTCCCTCTCGACCGCTGCATGCGTGTCTATCCCCACCAGCAGGATACCGGTGGCTTCTTCATCACTGCTCTCCACAAGAAGGCCGAGTTCAAGGCCAAGCCCGAGGAGAACAGAAAGCAGCCTCCTGTGGCCAGGACTAATGGCCAGTCCAGCGGCGCTACCAAGAGGCccctggaggaggaggacgaggagaaggatgacTCCAGcgtcaagaagctcaaggttgaagaggagacCGTCCAGGGTGAGATTACCCCAGTCGAGGAGCTCCCTGCTCCTGTTCCGGAACCCCTCCCTGAAGTCGCTGCTGAGGTCGGCGCGGctgaggagctcaaggaggccgagcctgAGGTCACCAAGACTGAAGAAGCCCCCGAGGACGAAgtcaaggctgaggagcagCCTTCCGAGTCGACCACCCCCGCTGTTGCCACTCCTGCCACTACTACTGAGGCGGTGCCCGATCGCAAGGTCAGACAAGGCATGGGCCCATACGAGGAGCCGTTCAAGTACCTCTCTCCCGATCACGAGGTCATCAAGGACGTCACCAAGTTTTACAAGATCTCAGATCGCTTCCCCACCGATCGGTACATGGTGCGCAACGCCATGGGCGAGCCCGCCAAGGCCATCTACTACACCTCTGCCCTTGTCCGTGACATTTTGTCTCTGAACGAAGGCCGCCAGGTCAAGTTTGTGCACGGTGGTGTGAAGATGTTTGTCAAGCAGGATGCCCCCTCGGCCGAGGTCTGCAGATGGCGTATTCAGTCGGAGGGCATGCCCATTCTTCACGGCTACATCGGCGAGGAGAGAGTGGTCGttctcaagaagaaggaaacgCTCAAGAAGCTCTTGATCGAGATGTTCCCCAAGATTGCCGGGGACGAGtacaagaagctggaggagattggCGAGAGGGTCCGGGATATCGGTCTGGGCTGCTGCGTTCTCAGAGTCGAGCCGGAAGACCCAACAGACGAGGACTTTAACGAGCACATGGCTCTGCCGTTGTGGAAGAGCTTCCACAGCCTGAACCTGATGCTGCCTAAGGAGGACAGGAGCGCGATGCTGTTGCGGATTTATAATGATACCACGCCTATTATTAATATGGGGATTAAGAAACAGTTGCCGGAGGAGGacctcaaggagaagaagggggaggtggtggatgaggagatgaaggatgctgaggaggtcaagcaggagggggaggaggagaaggaggaggtgaaggcgGAGGACGTTGAGGTCCCCGATGcgcctgctgctgaggaggtgaaggaggaggtcaaggaggctaCTGCTTAG
- a CDS encoding hypothetical protein (EggNog:ENOG503NUMR; COG:P), producing the protein MSAPSPPPRGPPGSDTPELAPAQVTSLLLEQYLSASSQPGQQHPPHQPPPPQEITNPNNDMKPSPSHTITQEKPTLSTSTSRQPSSHTATAQGEVLPDNGALPLHNNNNNNLGLKLSRTRTAAQAVKRSLQIRHTGESHRSGIHPFHFLRIVYQSSSRASRMVNFLWPVVPVAIAVRYALTPSPTANLVIFILAYLAMVPCANLIGFAGQELSRKFAHVWGVLVETTLGSLVEIIMFIVLITREQKEGGIDYVQVIKAAILGSVLATMLLCLGLCFFAGGLRREETGFSEAVSEAGSGLLLTAGFGLAIPTVFHHSLINSGKLPEEELISKTIEISRSMAVLLLIAYLIYVFFQAHTHHGIYDAIFVADEARDEDRHNPKYSHHSNRLTLTECCLALAVSIALVTVIAITLVDQIHNLVTERHVSDAFVGLILVPLVEKAAEHLTAVDEAYDNQMNFALSHVLGATLQTVMFNAPLVVIVGWGLGKPMGLNFEVFDLAVLLLAILTVGNFLRDQKSNYLEGALCVIVYVGIAVAALYYPNPHHGSSEGVGHH; encoded by the exons ATGTCGGCaccttccccaccaccacggggACCACCAGGAAGCGACACCCCCGAGCTGGCACCTGCACAAGTCACCTCGCTGCTGCTAGAGCAGTAtctctccgcctcctcccaaccagggcaacaacacccacctcatcaaccacctccccctcaagagatcaccaaccccaacaacgacatgaaaccctccccctcccacaccatcacccaggAAAAACCAACCCTTTCCACCTCGACCTCAAgacaaccctcctcccacacTGCAACCGCCCAAGGCGAGGTCCTCCCAGACAATggcgccctccccctccacaacaacaacaacaacaacctaGGTCTCAAACTCTCCCGCACCCGCACCGCCGCCCAGGCAGTAAAACGCTCCCTCCAAATCCGTCACACGGGCGAGTCCCACCGCTCAGGAATTCACCCTTTTCACTTCCTCCGCATAGTCTACCAGTCCTCCTCCCGGGCCTCCCGCATGGTCAACTTCCTCTGGCCCGTCGTCCCCGTCGCCATCGCAGTCCGCTAtgccctcaccccctccccaacagcaaacctagtcatcttcatcctcgctTACCTAGCCATGGTCCCCTGCGCGAACCTCATCGGTTTTGCCGGGCAGGAACTGTCACGGAAGTTCGCCCATGTCTGGGGGGTGTTAGTGGAGACGACGCTCGGGAGCTTGGTGGAGATTATCATGTTTATCGTCTTAATCACGAGGGAgcagaaggagggggggatcGATTACGTGCAGGTGATCAAGGCGGCGATATTGGGGAGTGTGCTGGCGACGATGTTGTTGtgtttggggttgtgtttttttgccggggggttgaggagggaggagacgggGTTTAGTGAGGCTGTTAGTGAGGCTGGGTCTGGGTTATTGCTTACTGC TGGTTTTGGCCTGGCCATCCCGACGGTTTTTCATCACAGTCTGATCAACAGCGGGAAACTCCCCGAAGAGGAGCTCATCAGCAAAACGATCGAAATCTCGCGATCGATGGCTGTCTTGCTGTTGATTGCCTACTTGATCTATGTCTTTTTCCAAGCCCACACCCACCACGGCATCTACGATGCCATCTTTGTTGCCGACGAGGCGAGGGATGAGGATAGACACAACCCAAAGTACTCGCACCACTCCAACCGACTTACCTTGACAGAGTGCTGTCTCGCCCTGGCGGTATCCATCGCGCTCGTGACCGTTATTGCCATCACGCTGGTGGATCAGATACACAATCTTGTCACTGAGCGGCACGTTTCAGACGCGTTTGTCGGGTTGATTCTTGTGCCGCTTGTGGAAAAGGCGGCGGAGCACCTGACGGCGGTGGACGAGGCGTACGACAACCAGATGAACTTTGCGCTTTCGCATGTGCTAGGAGCGACGCTGCAGACGGTCATGTTTAATGCGCCgctggtggtgattgtggggtgggggttggggaagccGATGGGGTTGAACTTTGAGGTTTTTGACCTTgcggtgctgttgttggcgatCTTGACGGTGGGGAACTTTTTGAGGGATCAAAAGAGTAATTATTTGGAGGGGGCGTTGTGTGTGATTGTTTATGTTGGGATTGCTGTTGCGGCGTTGTATTATCCTAATCCTCATCATGGGTCGAGTGAGGGGGTTGGCCATCATTAG
- the MTG2 gene encoding GTPase of the mitochondrial inner membrane that associates with the large ribosomal subunit (COG:S; EggNog:ENOG503NXIX) encodes MACRGSRGPRVFLPFLYPSIFGPNGSHISRFNLAVHGRRHASTDPSAPAQDDIEYATTRLNPSPDDYSMPNFADKAKLTLHAGPGGHGCISFLREAYMADGPPNGGDGGHGGSIYIQAVHSETSLHKLARRKFARAGRGKSGQGSAKGGQRGEDVILSVPVGTVVREISRDDPEAVEEYLTKKRRKRRREPVAVEMDEDGEPIEDPDRKKWILYPGMSSSERKRVELPDLPIRDRLLKQPKAPVYLDLSRPTPRPILLAAGGLGGLGNPHFVSKNLRKPMFATRGENAMTMEIEMELKLLADVGLVGLPNAGKSTLLRAVTNSRARVGNWAFTTLQPNIGTVVLDNNKGRPVVKSFKVTAEDVSDDPWAEPAEPELQQRTKFTIADIPGLIEGAHLDRGLGIAFLRHVERAGVLAFVIDLGNGNAVEALKALWLEVGLYAQMREEEEQQREREAAIDWSASAGETIQSDFWTSSGVAKTTTAGAGLHIAGKPWFVVATKGDLPGAQENFAELRDYLAAVTRGDEPHPSGVEGAWIKDCAAIPVSAINGHGVDRVIHWTVGLLDG; translated from the coding sequence ATGGCCTGTCGGGGCTCTCGAGGCCCGCGGGTGtttcttccctttctttACCCATCGATATTTGGGCCTAATGGAAGCCACATTTCGCGCTTCAACCTGGCCGTCCATGGCAGGCGACACGCAAGCACTGACCCCTCAGCACCCGCACAGGACGACATTGAATATGCGACGACTCGTCTGAACCCCTCTCCCGACGACTACTCGATGCCCAACTTTGCCGACAAGGCCAAACTGACTCTTCATGCTGGACCCGGCGGACATGGCTGTATTTCATTCTTGCGCGAGGCATATATGGCGGACGGGCCTCCcaatggtggtgatggaggacaTGGCGGGAGTATCTACATCCAAGCAGTGCACAGCGAAACATCACTACACAAGTTGGCGCGGAGAAAATTTGCGCGCGCTGGGAGGGGCAAGAGTGGTCAGGGAAGCGCAAAAGGCGGTCAGCGTGGAGAGGACGTGATTCTCAGCGTTCCAGTCGGCACCGTCGTTCGAGAGATCTCCCGTGACGACCCAGAAGCTGTGGAGGAATATTTGACCAAGAAGCGCCGGAAAAGAAGGCGGGAGCCTGTTGCAGtggagatggatgaggatggagagCCGATTGAAGACCCGGATAGGAAGAAATGGATTCTGTATCCCGGCATGTCATCTTCGGAACGCAAACGGGTTGAGCTACCTGATCTGCCAATTCGCGATCGGCTTCTGAAACAACCAAAGGCACCTGTCTATCTGGACCTCTCTCGACCGACACCTCGTCCCATTCTCTTGGCAGCAGGAGGCCTTGGTGGACTTGGGAACCCACATTTCGTGTCCAAGAACCTGCGCAAGCCCATGTTTGCGACGCGGGGTGAGAATGCCATGACGATGGAAATCGAGATGGAACTCAAGTTATTGGCAGATGTCGGCTTGGTAGGATTGCCAAACGCCGGAAAGAGCACTCTCTTGCGCGCCGTCACCAACAGTCGCGCTCGCGTGGGGAACTGGGCTTTCACGACGCTTCAGCCAAACATCGGCACAGTTGTCCTCGATAACAACAAGGGTCGACCGGTGGTGAAAAGTTTCAAAGTAACTGCAGAAGACGTATCGGACGACCCTTGGGCCGAACCCGCCGAACCGGAACTTCAACAGCGAACCAAGTTCACCATCGCCGATATTCCCGGGTTAATTGAGGGAGCTCACTTGGACAGGGGACTTGGAATTGCTTTCCTGCGTCATGTTGAGCGGGCTGGCGTGCTTGCGTTTGTCATCGATCTTGGAAATGGCAACGCAGTCGAAGCACTCAAGGCCTTGTGGCTCGAGGTTGGCTTATATGCACAGAtgagggaggaagaggaacagCAACGGGAGCGCGAGGCCGCCATTGACTGGAGCGCGTCGGCCGGAGAGACTATTCAAAGCGACTTCTGGACAAGTTCTGGTGTCGCCAAGACAACCACTGCCGGCGCTGGTCTTCACATCGCAGGCAAGCCATGGTTTGTGGTGGCCACCAAAGGCGACCTGCCAGGTGCGCAAGAAAACTTTGCCGAACTGAGAGACTATCTTGCCGCTGTCACTCGCGGCGATGAGCCTCACCCCAGTGGTGTCGAGGGAGCGTGGATCAAGGACTGCGCTGCCATTCCCGTCAGCGCCATCAACGGCCACGGTGTAGACAGGGTTATCCATTGGACAGTTGGTTTGCTCGATGGGTGA
- a CDS encoding hypothetical protein (EggNog:ENOG503P2HY), with product MRYIQCLTSLVNCLPHDVYLYSLVKERRAQGPCPLPASCSSLSCGCSSFGVTLGWAFICWTRACITASASTAGPSPLAASNMRSASETGHSGSDLSIFPRPGSTTSASPLSSSPRPLVRSLAVVHLVTPSFAPSSVFCCYHSSHSASLTILRLGIVINKREQVSHATLCWSRFFAIIACRDWAEQALGICKSCRRLAAIRPHSSHDTDSRLNVVKPALPSPNSIFSCCCNLGHNPPKRASPLCLPFSQTRTTWFCPSLSTQERSPRIDYNYNNNNNNTSPNTKSSRKGVIRMDPDCAICHAPASHACECEAKGLEVAVRQAEARMMQSIYNDIRSWVRAHAQDYILEYFRLLTERRKATHAQHLERITAHAYHYYHAPPHPNEIAAAQQALKRGIDEDWQASVQRYPEVLEYFYSLVELTLPDDNEPAVKDPPLSALQGSRKAARRNTGPGTAVSGPSLAAPPPHLHEREPLPLPRGRTPPPLEPLRERRTPAPPGGGRRQSYRGPPPGPPPPPASAYFPPQYGPM from the exons ATGAGATATATCCAATGCCTCACTTCTTTGGTCAATTGCCTTCCACATGACGTCTACTTATACTCTCTCGTCAAAGAGAGACGCGCTCAAGGCCCTTGTCCCCTCCCCGCGTCGTGTTCCAGTCTGTCATGCGGGTGCTCGTCTTTTGGCGTCACGCTGGGCTGGGCTTTCATTTGCTGGACCCGAGCCTGCATTACTGCATCTGCGTCGACGGCTGGCCCCTCCCCGTTGGCAGCATCAAACATGCGGTCAGCATCCGAGAC TGGTCATTCGGGAAGCGATCTCTCCATATTCCCTCGTCCCggctccaccacctccgcttcacccctctcctcatcccctcGTCCCCTCGTCCGCTCTCTCGCCGTTGTACATCTTGTCACCCCCTCTTTTGCCCCCAGCAGCGTTTTCTGCTGCTACCACTCGAGCCACTCTGCTTCTCTTACTATACTCCGTCTCGGTATCGTGATTAACAAACGGGAACAAGTCAGCCACGCTACTCTGTGCTGGTCCCGCTTCTTTGCGATCATCGCGTGTCGGGATTGGGCTGAACAGGCATTGGGCATCTGCAAGAGCTGCAGACGACTTGCTGCCATACGCCCGCATTCGAGCCACGACACAGATTCCAGACTAAACGTGGTTAAGCCCGCCTTG CCCTCGCCCaactccatcttctcctgctgctgcaaccTCGGCCACAATCCACCAAAGAGAGCCTCTCCTCTctgcctccccttctcccaaaCACGAACGACGTGGTTCTGTCCGTCACTGAGCACCCAGGAAAGGTCCCCCAGAAT AGACTACAattacaacaacaacaacaacaacacctcccccaacaccaaatCCTCCCGCAAAGGGGTGATCAGGATGGATCCCGATTGTGCCATTTGCCACGCCCCGGCTTCTCACGCCTGCGAGTGTGAGGCCAAGGGTCTGGAGGTGGCGGTCCGGCAAGCCGAGGCCCGTATGATGCAGTCTATCTACAATGACATCAG ATCATGGGTTCGCGCACACGCACAGGACTATATCCTCGAGTACTTCCGACTGTTGACAGAGCGACGCAAGGCGACACATGCCCAACACTTGGAACGCATCACTGCTCATGCCTACCACTACTACCACGCTCCACCGCATCCCAATGAGATCGCGGCCGCGCAACAGGCGCTCAAAAGGGGTATCGATGAGGACTGGCAAGCATCGGTTCAACGCTATCCCGAGGTACTCGAGTACTTCTACAGCTTGGTTGAACTGACCCTTCCCGACGATAACGAGCCTGCTGTCAAGGATCCGCCCCTCAGCGCCCTCCAAGGGTCTCGCAAAGCAGCTCGACGAAACACTGGACCAGGGACTGCTGTGAGCGGCCCTAGCCTCGcagccccccctcctcatctccatgAGAGAGAGCCTCTGCCACTTCCTCGAGGCCGGACCCCGCCACCACTTGAGCCCTTGCGCGAGAGAAGAACGCCTGCGCcaccaggaggaggaagaaggcagTCTTACAGAGGCCCTCCACCCGgacccccacccccgcccgcTTCTGCTTACTTCCCACCGCAGTATGGGCCAATGTAA